Proteins encoded in a region of the Kwoniella shivajii chromosome 3, complete sequence genome:
- a CDS encoding thioredoxin, producing MLSNAVRAARPLAKAGPSLRPVVARSFHASRISKDHFLDANEEAFSKRALDGSSAKPVLVDFYAAWCQPCRVLTPLLKSHTGPESQFDLMTVDVDTYPDLAAKYKVSALPTVVAFKNGAVKNKFVGFRGEADIKKFLDLL from the exons ATGCTTTCAAACGCTGTACGAGCTGCTCGACCTCTCGCCAAGGCTGGACCATCACTGCGACCAGTGGTTGCTCGATCGTTCCACGCTTCTAGAATATCCAAAGATCATTTCTTAGATGCGAACGAGGAG GCATTCTCAAAACGAGCTTTGGATGGATCGAGTGCTAAGCCCGTTCTCGTTGATTTCTACGCTGC ATGGTGTCAACCATGTCGTGTTCTCACTCCATTACTGAAATCCCATACTGGTCCAGAATCACAATTTGACTTGATGACAGTTGACGTAGATACTTATCCTGATCTAGCTGCGAAgtacaaa GTATCTGCTTTACCAACAGTAGTAGCGTTTAAAAATGGTGCTGTGAAGAACAAATTCG TCGGGTTCAgaggagaagcagatatcaagaaattccttgatctcctttga